The proteins below come from a single Esox lucius isolate fEsoLuc1 chromosome 7, fEsoLuc1.pri, whole genome shotgun sequence genomic window:
- the nfrkb gene encoding nuclear factor related to kappa-B-binding protein isoform X2, with the protein MDALDHMLTDPLDSGVGNNGRVTEECMLGNCRVSLPEDLLEDPELFFSVLSESTWSEVLTDDQRQHLRQLLPQFPEDNTTEQDRTIKDLFNNNNFCFGNPLSLAQKLFRDGHFNPEVVKYRQLCAKSQRKHQLNSLQQYYHKLLKQILVSRKELLELAGRSGPGVTVKRRYPAQTPSERQEQRVRGRVSRILREVKAECGDNDASSGDEDAASCPSSPTPRVSVRVLPSLYTQDMKTTDKSELGEKDMRAMLRKHREKRKRQPDHPDLMTSDIHLGDIMSRVNIGRKGSMLALFELALPKRKMREERRKKKMRAIKVESEEPCENLVPSEAPVPSTTITATLPDASVKEEPMEEVQNSPVMVEEIAVSFFNLLENILRIEGLASTAMLEEKVQQWQTSPASSLNPWFSSASCWSEMVLPALHFLAGETKVGMMVLPSGFTPYVVFREATQQWKWIGPSQDGEKDLNALCQLWIDSKDMVVVKTECEELSERTSPTPRVWTDFVVRPSTGDERRVFQVQEQQRYDQPHKAFTFRMHGFESVVGPVKGVFDKEMSLNKAREHTLLRSDRPAYVTILSLVRDAAARLPNGEGTRAEICELLKDSQFLAPDVTSAQVNTVVSGALDRLHYEKDPCVKYDIGRKLWIYLHRDRSQEEFEKIHQAQAAAAKARKTLQQKPKPPSKPKSASKEGGSKTPGGLEAADVGGPMSPTTPTPSTPGTPMSPHAHAATTPTKSGIPDSVKTSPGVLLVSPPPMPQLGTLLSSSQVSQAAPSQPPARVMGHQAGSLSQVRVVSAQTAGGQQATLVHQTPHQIRVPVTMGAKGITQAVVSLPLRTQSAGSPIQVQAARGQTSLSMSGLTTAVTVAKPPSGSPGSPAQNPVGPAILQGVTSQNILKQVARRSPVAITGQLGMKAQGGAGIPITATNLRIQGKDVLRLPPSSITTDAKGQTVLRITPDMMATLTKSPVTTVKLTPDMLGTATTKSISATLHVTPPHHSNTSPATSSGDVLTGKGSAGGGALLKASGDTIRLMPTLAVTMADQKTRTFSSVSSSDAKSGTTIRIMPGLGVIPQKQGQTITMTATTGSKPVSTGAATVTIATGTVGGAKGVTLAPSASGALTLGTATATVRQVPVTATVVSTQPGKIPGRITVPLSVLSQPMKSKSVMTTPILKGNISTNYNPSSQPLPTGSGELKFSISSLGRNIILTTMPAGTKLIAGNKPVSFVTAQQLQQLQQQGQATQVRIHTVPAQQLQQRSAAGSPKSVSTVMVTTAPSPKRTPDPPPPTSQ; encoded by the exons ATGGATGCCCTTGACCACATGCTTACAGACCCCTTGGACTCAGGGGTGGGCAATAATGGTCGCGTCACTGAAGAGTGCATGTTGGGAAACTGTCGAGTGAGCCTTCCAGAAGATTTGCTTGAGGAC CCTGAACTCTTCTTCTCTGTGCTGAGTGAAAGCACCTGGTCTGAAGTGCTTACAGATGACCAGAGGCAGCATCTCCGTCAACTACTGCCACAGTTTCCAGAAGACAACACTACTGAGCAGGACCGCACCATCAAGGACCTGTTTAACAACAATAACTTCTGCTTTGGAAATCCCTTGAGCTTAGCACAGAAACTGTTCAGAG ATGGCCATTTTAATCCAGAAGTAGTCAAATACAGACAGCTGTGTGCCAAGTCCCAGAGAAAACATCAGCTCAACTCGTTGCAGCAGTACTACCACAAACTCCTCAAACAGATCCTGGTCTCAAGAAAG GAACTGCTGGAGTTGGCGGGCCGCAGCGGCCCGGGCGTTACTGTGAAGAGAAGGTACCCCGCCCAGACTCCTAGCGAGCGGCAGGAGCAGAGGGTCCGGGGGAGAGTGTCCCGGATACTGAGGGAAGTTAAAGCGGAGTGCGGGGACAACGATGCCTCGTCCGGCGACGAGG ATGCAGCCTCTTGTCCTTCCTCTCCCACGCCCAGAGTCTCTGTCAGGGTTCTGCCCAGTCTGTACACCCAGGACATGAAGACCACAG ACAAGTCCGAACTGGGAGAGAAGGACATGAGAGCCATGCTACggaaacacagagagaagaggaaacgACAGCCG GATCATCCGGACTTGATGACCTCCGACATCCACCTGGGTGACATAATGTCTAGAGTGAACATCGGCCGTAAAGGCTCCATGTTGG CGCTGTTTGAACTGGCCCTGCCCAAGAGGAAaatgagggaggagaggagaaagaagaagatGAGGGCCATTAAAGTGGAGTCTGAGGAACCCTGTGAGAACCTGGTACCTTCAGAAGCCCCGGTCCCATCCACTACCATTACTGCTACTCTTCCAGATGCCAGTGTCAAAGAAGA GCCGATGGAGGAGGTGCAGAACAGCCCCGTCATGGTGGAGGAGATTGCAGTGAGCTTCTTCAACCTGCTGGAAAACATCCTAAGAATAGAAGGCCTCGCCAGCACCGCCATG CTGGAAGAGAAGGTCCAACAGTGGCAAACGTCTCCGGCTAGTTCCCTAAACCCCTGGTTCTCCTCCGCCTCCTGCTGGTCAGAGATGGTGCTGCCGGCCCTGCACTTCCTGGCTGGGGAGACTAAAG TTGGTATGATGGTTCTCCCCAGTGGCTTCACTCCCTATGTGGTGTTCAGAGAAGCTACCCAGCAGTGGAAATGGATCG GTCCCAGTCAGGATGGAGAGAAGGATTTGAATGCTCTGTGTCAGCTGTGGATCGACTCCAAGGACATGGTTGTGGTCAAG ACCGAATGTGAGGAACTGTCAGAGAGGACTTCTCCCACTCCGAGGGT TTGGACTGACTTTGTGGTGCGGCCCAGCACTGGAGATGAGAGGCGTGTTTTCCAAGTGCAG GAGCAGCAGCGATACGACCAGCCACACAAAGCCTTCACGTTCCGGATGCATGGCTTCGAGTCTGTGGTGGGGCCTGTCAAAGGTGTGTTCGACAAGGAGATGTCTCTCAACAAAGCCAGAGAGCACACCCTGCTGCGCTCCGACAGACCGGCCTACGTCACCATTCTCTCCCTGG tgCGCGACGCCGCGGCCCGGCTGCCCAATGGAGAGGGGACCAGGGCGGAGATCTGCGAGCTGCTGAAGGACTCTCAGTTCCTGGCGCCGGACGTCACCAGTGCTCAG GTGAACACGGTGGTGAGTGGAGCTCTGGACCGGCTGCACTATGAGAAGGACCCCTGTGTGAAGTACGACATCGGACGCAAGCTGTGGATCTACCTGCACCGCGACCGCAGTcaggaggagttcg AGAAGATTCACCAAGCCCAAGCTGCTGCTGCCAAAGCCAGAAAGACACTGCAGCAGAAACCTAAACCTCCATCCAAGCCA AAGTCAGCTAGTAAGGAGGGCGGCAGCAAGACGCCCGGAGGCCTGGAAGCTGCAGATGTAGGGGGTCCCATGTCCCCCACCACCCCGACGCCCAGCACCCCCGGAACCCCCATGTCACCGCACGCACATGCCGCCACGACCCCCACCAAATCCGGGATTCCCGATTCAGTCAAGACCAGTCCCGG CGTCCTGCTGGTGTCTCCACCCCCCATGCCCCAGCTGGGGACCTTGTTGTCCAGCAGCCAGGTCTCCCAGGCCGCCCCCTCCCAGCCCCCGGCCAGAGTGATGGGCCACCAGGCAGGCTCTCTGTCCCAGGTACGAGTGGTCTCCGCCCAGACAGCAGGCGGTCAGCAGGCCACACTGGTGCACCAGACGCCTCACCAGATCAGAGTCCCGGTCACCATGGGCGCCAAGGGCATCACACAG GCTGTGGTGTCATTGCCTCTGAGGACTCAGTCGGCCGGCAGCCCCATCCAGGTTCAGGCGGCCCGGGGACAGACCAGCCTGTCCATGTCGGGCCTGACCACTGCTGTCACGGTGGCCAAACCCCCGAGCGGCTCACCCGGCAGCCCGGCGCAGAACCCGGTGGGCCCTGCGATTCTACAGGGAGTCACCAGCCAAAACATCCTCAAACAGGTCGCTCGTCGCAGCCCC gTGGCCATCACAGGCCAGCTGGGCATGAAGGCTCAAGGCGGAGCCGGCATTCCGATAACGGCGACGAATCTCCGCATCCAGGGCAAGGACGTTCTCCGCCTGCCGCCGTCGTCCATCACCACGGACGCCAAAGGTCAGACGGTGCTGCGGATCACGCCGGACATGATGGCCACCCTCACCAAGTCGCCCGTCACCACCGTCAAACTCACCCCAGACATGCTAGGAACCGCCACTACCAAGAGCATATCGGCCACCCTCCACGTGACCCCGCCCCACCACTCCAACACCAGCCCGGCCACCTCCTCGGGCGACGTTCTGACCGGAAAGGGCTCGGCCGGCGGGGGCGCCCTGTTGAAGGCTTCGGGGGACACCATCCGCCTGATGCCCACCCTGGCCGTCACCATGGCCGACCAAAAGACCAGAACCTTCTCTAGCGTCTCCTCGTCCGACGCCAAGAGTGGCACCACCATTCGGATCATGCCCGGCCTCGGGGTCATCCCGCAGAAACAGGGACAAACCATCACCATGACAGCCACCACCGGCAGCAAGCCTGTCTCCACCGGCGCTGCCACCGTCACCATAGCCACAGGCACGGTGGGCGGAGCGAAAGGGGTGACCCTGGCCCCGTCCGCCTCGGGCGCTCTGACCCTGGGTACTGCCACGGCCACGGTGCGCCAGGTCCCTGTAACTGCCACAGTTGTTTCCACGCAACCG GGTAAGATTCCAGGCCGGATCACAgtgcctctgtctgtcctcaGCCAACCAATGAAAAGCAAGAGCGTGATGACCACGCCCATACTGAAAGGAAACATCAGTACCAA TTACAACCCCTCATCGCAGCCACTCCCAACAGGATCGGGAGAGTTGAAGTTCAG TATCAGCAGCCTGGGAAGGAACATCATCCTCACCACCATGCCGGCCGGAACCAAGCTGATTGCTGGGAACAAGCCAGTCAGCTTCGTCACGGCACAGCAGTTACAGCAGCTACAGCAGCAGGGCCAGGCCACACAG gtccgTATCCATACGGTACCGGCCCAGCAGCTGCAGCAGCGGTCGGCAGCAGGTTCCCCCAAGTCCGTATCCACGGTGATGGTCACCACCGCACCCTCACCCAAACGGACCCCAGACCCGCCGCCACCAACCTCGCAGTGA
- the nfrkb gene encoding nuclear factor related to kappa-B-binding protein isoform X3, translating into MDALDHMLTDPLDSGVGNNGRVTEECMLGNCRVSLPEDLLEDPELFFSVLSESTWSEVLTDDQRQHLRQLLPQFPEDNTTEQDRTIKDLFNNNNFCFGNPLSLAQKLFRDGHFNPEVVKYRQLCAKSQRKHQLNSLQQYYHKLLKQILVSRKELLELAGRSGPGVTVKRRYPAQTPSERQEQRVRGRVSRILREVKAECGDNDASSGDEDAASCPSSPTPRVSVRVLPSLYTQDMKTTDKSELGEKDMRAMLRKHREKRKRQPDHPDLMTSDIHLGDIMSRVNIGRKGSMLALFELALPKRKMREERRKKKMRAIKVESEEPCENLVPSEAPVPSTTITATLPDASVKEEPMEEVQNSPVMVEEIAVSFFNLLENILRIEGLASTAMLEEKVQQWQTSPASSLNPWFSSASCWSEMVLPALHFLAGETKVGMMVLPSGFTPYVVFREATQQWKWIGPSQDGEKDLNALCQLWIDSKDMVVVKTECEELSERTSPTPRVSWTDFVVRPSTGDERRVFQVQEQQRYDQPHKAFTFRMHGFESVVGPVKGVFDKEMSLNKAREHTLLRSDRPAYVTILSLVRDAAARLPNGEGTRAEICELLKDSQFLAPDVTSAQVNTVVSGALDRLHYEKDPCVKYDIGRKLWIYLHRDRSQEEFEKIHQAQAAAAKARKTLQQKPKPPSKPSASKEGGSKTPGGLEAADVGGPMSPTTPTPSTPGTPMSPHAHAATTPTKSGIPDSVKTSPGVLLVSPPPMPQLGTLLSSSQVSQAAPSQPPARVMGHQAGSLSQVRVVSAQTAGGQQATLVHQTPHQIRVPVTMGAKGITQAVVSLPLRTQSAGSPIQVQAARGQTSLSMSGLTTAVTVAKPPSGSPGSPAQNPVGPAILQGVTSQNILKQVARRSPVAITGQLGMKAQGGAGIPITATNLRIQGKDVLRLPPSSITTDAKGQTVLRITPDMMATLTKSPVTTVKLTPDMLGTATTKSISATLHVTPPHHSNTSPATSSGDVLTGKGSAGGGALLKASGDTIRLMPTLAVTMADQKTRTFSSVSSSDAKSGTTIRIMPGLGVIPQKQGQTITMTATTGSKPVSTGAATVTIATGTVGGAKGVTLAPSASGALTLGTATATVRQVPVTATVVSTQPGKIPGRITVPLSVLSQPMKSKSVMTTPILKGNISTNYNPSSQPLPTGSGELKFSISSLGRNIILTTMPAGTKLIAGNKPVSFVTAQQLQQLQQQGQATQVRIHTVPAQQLQQRSAAGSPKSVSTVMVTTAPSPKRTPDPPPPTSQ; encoded by the exons ATGGATGCCCTTGACCACATGCTTACAGACCCCTTGGACTCAGGGGTGGGCAATAATGGTCGCGTCACTGAAGAGTGCATGTTGGGAAACTGTCGAGTGAGCCTTCCAGAAGATTTGCTTGAGGAC CCTGAACTCTTCTTCTCTGTGCTGAGTGAAAGCACCTGGTCTGAAGTGCTTACAGATGACCAGAGGCAGCATCTCCGTCAACTACTGCCACAGTTTCCAGAAGACAACACTACTGAGCAGGACCGCACCATCAAGGACCTGTTTAACAACAATAACTTCTGCTTTGGAAATCCCTTGAGCTTAGCACAGAAACTGTTCAGAG ATGGCCATTTTAATCCAGAAGTAGTCAAATACAGACAGCTGTGTGCCAAGTCCCAGAGAAAACATCAGCTCAACTCGTTGCAGCAGTACTACCACAAACTCCTCAAACAGATCCTGGTCTCAAGAAAG GAACTGCTGGAGTTGGCGGGCCGCAGCGGCCCGGGCGTTACTGTGAAGAGAAGGTACCCCGCCCAGACTCCTAGCGAGCGGCAGGAGCAGAGGGTCCGGGGGAGAGTGTCCCGGATACTGAGGGAAGTTAAAGCGGAGTGCGGGGACAACGATGCCTCGTCCGGCGACGAGG ATGCAGCCTCTTGTCCTTCCTCTCCCACGCCCAGAGTCTCTGTCAGGGTTCTGCCCAGTCTGTACACCCAGGACATGAAGACCACAG ACAAGTCCGAACTGGGAGAGAAGGACATGAGAGCCATGCTACggaaacacagagagaagaggaaacgACAGCCG GATCATCCGGACTTGATGACCTCCGACATCCACCTGGGTGACATAATGTCTAGAGTGAACATCGGCCGTAAAGGCTCCATGTTGG CGCTGTTTGAACTGGCCCTGCCCAAGAGGAAaatgagggaggagaggagaaagaagaagatGAGGGCCATTAAAGTGGAGTCTGAGGAACCCTGTGAGAACCTGGTACCTTCAGAAGCCCCGGTCCCATCCACTACCATTACTGCTACTCTTCCAGATGCCAGTGTCAAAGAAGA GCCGATGGAGGAGGTGCAGAACAGCCCCGTCATGGTGGAGGAGATTGCAGTGAGCTTCTTCAACCTGCTGGAAAACATCCTAAGAATAGAAGGCCTCGCCAGCACCGCCATG CTGGAAGAGAAGGTCCAACAGTGGCAAACGTCTCCGGCTAGTTCCCTAAACCCCTGGTTCTCCTCCGCCTCCTGCTGGTCAGAGATGGTGCTGCCGGCCCTGCACTTCCTGGCTGGGGAGACTAAAG TTGGTATGATGGTTCTCCCCAGTGGCTTCACTCCCTATGTGGTGTTCAGAGAAGCTACCCAGCAGTGGAAATGGATCG GTCCCAGTCAGGATGGAGAGAAGGATTTGAATGCTCTGTGTCAGCTGTGGATCGACTCCAAGGACATGGTTGTGGTCAAG ACCGAATGTGAGGAACTGTCAGAGAGGACTTCTCCCACTCCGAGGGT CAGTTGGACTGACTTTGTGGTGCGGCCCAGCACTGGAGATGAGAGGCGTGTTTTCCAAGTGCAG GAGCAGCAGCGATACGACCAGCCACACAAAGCCTTCACGTTCCGGATGCATGGCTTCGAGTCTGTGGTGGGGCCTGTCAAAGGTGTGTTCGACAAGGAGATGTCTCTCAACAAAGCCAGAGAGCACACCCTGCTGCGCTCCGACAGACCGGCCTACGTCACCATTCTCTCCCTGG tgCGCGACGCCGCGGCCCGGCTGCCCAATGGAGAGGGGACCAGGGCGGAGATCTGCGAGCTGCTGAAGGACTCTCAGTTCCTGGCGCCGGACGTCACCAGTGCTCAG GTGAACACGGTGGTGAGTGGAGCTCTGGACCGGCTGCACTATGAGAAGGACCCCTGTGTGAAGTACGACATCGGACGCAAGCTGTGGATCTACCTGCACCGCGACCGCAGTcaggaggagttcg AGAAGATTCACCAAGCCCAAGCTGCTGCTGCCAAAGCCAGAAAGACACTGCAGCAGAAACCTAAACCTCCATCCAAGCCA TCAGCTAGTAAGGAGGGCGGCAGCAAGACGCCCGGAGGCCTGGAAGCTGCAGATGTAGGGGGTCCCATGTCCCCCACCACCCCGACGCCCAGCACCCCCGGAACCCCCATGTCACCGCACGCACATGCCGCCACGACCCCCACCAAATCCGGGATTCCCGATTCAGTCAAGACCAGTCCCGG CGTCCTGCTGGTGTCTCCACCCCCCATGCCCCAGCTGGGGACCTTGTTGTCCAGCAGCCAGGTCTCCCAGGCCGCCCCCTCCCAGCCCCCGGCCAGAGTGATGGGCCACCAGGCAGGCTCTCTGTCCCAGGTACGAGTGGTCTCCGCCCAGACAGCAGGCGGTCAGCAGGCCACACTGGTGCACCAGACGCCTCACCAGATCAGAGTCCCGGTCACCATGGGCGCCAAGGGCATCACACAG GCTGTGGTGTCATTGCCTCTGAGGACTCAGTCGGCCGGCAGCCCCATCCAGGTTCAGGCGGCCCGGGGACAGACCAGCCTGTCCATGTCGGGCCTGACCACTGCTGTCACGGTGGCCAAACCCCCGAGCGGCTCACCCGGCAGCCCGGCGCAGAACCCGGTGGGCCCTGCGATTCTACAGGGAGTCACCAGCCAAAACATCCTCAAACAGGTCGCTCGTCGCAGCCCC gTGGCCATCACAGGCCAGCTGGGCATGAAGGCTCAAGGCGGAGCCGGCATTCCGATAACGGCGACGAATCTCCGCATCCAGGGCAAGGACGTTCTCCGCCTGCCGCCGTCGTCCATCACCACGGACGCCAAAGGTCAGACGGTGCTGCGGATCACGCCGGACATGATGGCCACCCTCACCAAGTCGCCCGTCACCACCGTCAAACTCACCCCAGACATGCTAGGAACCGCCACTACCAAGAGCATATCGGCCACCCTCCACGTGACCCCGCCCCACCACTCCAACACCAGCCCGGCCACCTCCTCGGGCGACGTTCTGACCGGAAAGGGCTCGGCCGGCGGGGGCGCCCTGTTGAAGGCTTCGGGGGACACCATCCGCCTGATGCCCACCCTGGCCGTCACCATGGCCGACCAAAAGACCAGAACCTTCTCTAGCGTCTCCTCGTCCGACGCCAAGAGTGGCACCACCATTCGGATCATGCCCGGCCTCGGGGTCATCCCGCAGAAACAGGGACAAACCATCACCATGACAGCCACCACCGGCAGCAAGCCTGTCTCCACCGGCGCTGCCACCGTCACCATAGCCACAGGCACGGTGGGCGGAGCGAAAGGGGTGACCCTGGCCCCGTCCGCCTCGGGCGCTCTGACCCTGGGTACTGCCACGGCCACGGTGCGCCAGGTCCCTGTAACTGCCACAGTTGTTTCCACGCAACCG GGTAAGATTCCAGGCCGGATCACAgtgcctctgtctgtcctcaGCCAACCAATGAAAAGCAAGAGCGTGATGACCACGCCCATACTGAAAGGAAACATCAGTACCAA TTACAACCCCTCATCGCAGCCACTCCCAACAGGATCGGGAGAGTTGAAGTTCAG TATCAGCAGCCTGGGAAGGAACATCATCCTCACCACCATGCCGGCCGGAACCAAGCTGATTGCTGGGAACAAGCCAGTCAGCTTCGTCACGGCACAGCAGTTACAGCAGCTACAGCAGCAGGGCCAGGCCACACAG gtccgTATCCATACGGTACCGGCCCAGCAGCTGCAGCAGCGGTCGGCAGCAGGTTCCCCCAAGTCCGTATCCACGGTGATGGTCACCACCGCACCCTCACCCAAACGGACCCCAGACCCGCCGCCACCAACCTCGCAGTGA